In the genome of Olsenella profusa DSM 13989, one region contains:
- a CDS encoding helix-turn-helix transcriptional regulator, translating into MGFYVMFVLAAAETIAIVRGRGPLESTFAIKANSSLSLVEFSCFILATVGWALSSPAKDSGAPSSSRPLLFCIGMGWPAASVLLSKVMGVFSALESLILCGTFGMVAALTSQWAASDWRPSPPQAMLLLCGQLTFLALKSFVLGDVYYCFCSYIPSAEWLLPLSLLVLAALPYLAFRARRKGELEMGSATTDDFDKARATLRTIDNDGALTNREFEVLAHTLTDEPARMIAGRLGIATSTVATFRKRGYEKLGVDGKREFQSLAGAQGERHPSPAEKTDEASREDFPTSTLRRIIWVLALLSVILLRPPVDLEIWGTTVIDMPRYLAWMAGLVLVVISVVRLVSGCTLGTRPQRDANPPHDASLPFASAVLPLCALSLPITVYLSWIQSPEYLFWTIPCPCLCLTALGMEVVRPARDSPLTTHAAKVLCAGMDAFLVRGVDGVLLVGLGFIFSVQIGNMPPSDIPLCGCLASIVISLVCTIELVFAARVPRHPPHGQIERALKYLEGRGLGELQANVALGIALGQSTREICSTCQTTTATVKSYRLRTYQMLGVHNVRELRELLQHDAGLTG; encoded by the coding sequence TTGGGCTTCTACGTCATGTTCGTCCTCGCAGCAGCGGAGACGATTGCAATCGTTCGCGGAAGAGGGCCGTTGGAATCGACCTTTGCCATCAAGGCGAATTCTTCGCTCTCACTCGTTGAGTTCTCGTGCTTCATCCTCGCTACTGTTGGGTGGGCACTTTCCTCCCCTGCGAAGGACAGCGGAGCGCCAAGCTCGTCCAGACCACTGCTGTTCTGCATAGGCATGGGGTGGCCAGCGGCATCTGTCCTGCTTTCGAAAGTGATGGGTGTCTTCTCAGCTCTAGAGTCGCTTATCCTGTGCGGCACATTTGGCATGGTTGCGGCTCTTACCTCGCAGTGGGCAGCGTCAGACTGGCGGCCCTCCCCCCCTCAGGCCATGCTTCTCCTCTGTGGCCAACTGACGTTTCTTGCGCTCAAGTCATTTGTCCTAGGTGATGTCTACTACTGTTTTTGCAGCTATATACCCTCTGCTGAATGGCTTCTCCCGCTCTCCTTGCTCGTTCTGGCTGCTCTGCCCTATCTTGCATTCCGCGCCAGACGGAAAGGGGAGCTGGAGATGGGCAGCGCAACTACGGATGATTTCGACAAGGCCAGGGCAACCCTTCGCACCATCGATAACGATGGTGCCCTGACGAATCGGGAGTTCGAGGTTCTCGCACACACGCTGACAGACGAACCCGCGCGGATGATTGCCGGACGCCTGGGTATCGCTACATCAACCGTCGCGACATTCCGTAAGCGTGGCTATGAAAAGCTTGGCGTGGATGGGAAACGGGAATTCCAATCGCTCGCGGGCGCACAGGGGGAAAGACACCCGTCTCCAGCCGAGAAAACCGATGAGGCGTCGAGGGAGGACTTCCCTACCAGCACTCTTCGAAGGATCATATGGGTTCTCGCTCTCCTGTCGGTCATTCTTCTAAGGCCCCCCGTCGATCTTGAAATCTGGGGAACGACGGTCATCGACATGCCTCGTTATCTAGCATGGATGGCAGGACTCGTCTTGGTCGTGATATCCGTCGTGAGACTTGTCTCAGGATGCACTCTCGGCACCAGGCCCCAAAGAGATGCGAACCCGCCACATGATGCTAGTCTGCCGTTTGCCTCTGCGGTCCTCCCCCTCTGTGCACTTTCGCTTCCAATCACCGTCTATCTGTCATGGATTCAGTCGCCAGAGTATCTGTTCTGGACGATACCTTGCCCATGTCTGTGTCTCACTGCCCTTGGGATGGAGGTCGTGCGGCCGGCGAGGGATTCGCCCCTCACCACGCATGCTGCCAAAGTCTTGTGCGCGGGCATGGACGCGTTTCTTGTCAGAGGCGTCGATGGGGTACTGCTAGTTGGGCTCGGTTTCATTTTCTCCGTACAGATAGGCAACATGCCTCCATCGGACATCCCCCTATGCGGTTGCCTGGCTTCCATCGTCATCAGCCTGGTCTGCACCATTGAACTAGTCTTTGCCGCCCGTGTCCCCAGACATCCACCGCACGGACAAATCGAAAGAGCCCTGAAATACCTGGAGGGGCGCGGGCTCGGAGAACTCCAGGCAAACGTTGCTTTGGGCATCGCCCTAGGTCAGAGCACGCGAGAAATCTGCTCCACCTGTCAGACGACGACGGCAACGGTCAAATCCTATAGGTTGCGCACTTATCAGATGCTTGGCGTGCACAACGTCCGGGAACTGAGGGAGCTGCTCCAACATGATGCCGGCTTGACAGGCTAG